GGGCAGTCGCCGGGCGCGACCTGCCGGAGGAGCcgtcggaggaggagttcCGCCTCGGCCTACGCAACGGCCAGATCCTCTGCGGCGCGCTAAACAGGGTGCACCCAGGCGCTGTCCCCAAGGCAAGCACGCACTCGTTGTGTTCGTTAATTTGATCCGCTTACGGCCCCCGTCTCGCTTCTGCTGACATGACACGTGGGGGTGCTGTGATGTTACGCGCGCGCACGCAGGTTGTCACGGCAGACTCGGCTCTGCAGCCGGACGGCGCGGCGCTGTCGGCGTTCCAGTACTTCGAGAACGTCCGCAACTTCCTCGTGGCGGCGCAGGAGATCGGCTTGCCGTGCTTCGAGGCCTCCGATTTGGAGCAGGTTCGTGTCGGCGCATTGCGCCCAATTGTTCCACCACGTACCCCACGCGGCCTTGCTTGCAGCTCCAGCAAAGCGCTGATGACGGCATCCTTGCTTTAGACGCACTCTCTCAAAGGAGCTGCCTGTGTCCCTCATGCGCCCTTTTGCCTTTCTGGACGCAGGGCGGGAAGAACGCCAGGGTGGTGAACTGCGTGCTGGCACTCAAGTCGTACGGTGACTGGAAGCAATGCGGTGGCACCGGGGTGTGGAAGTATGGGGGGAACTTGAAGCCGTCGGCTTCAGGGAAGTCCTTGGTGAGGAAGAACTCAGAGCCGTTTCGGAGGTGCCAATCGATGAGCGAAGCGGAAGCGCCCTATGAAGAGGCTGGATTCAATGGCGATCCTCATCTTGATTATGGTGACATGGTTAGCTTCCTGCATTGCTATGTTGTCTTGTCTTGGTTTGTGTGATGCAATCTTGTTGAAGGGTCAGTGCGTGATGTGTTATTTCTTCAAACAGTCCAGGTCGCGTCCGCTGAAAATGCTTGTTAGCGCGGTTCTGTCCGACAAGAGGCCGGATGAAATTCCTCAGGTAGGTCAATCTGCTTccttgattttattttctagatGCCTAGATGGTATACTACTTAAATGGAATATATGCCAATTGGATCCCTTTTCATCCCTGGTGTTGTTTTTATGCAGCTCTTAGAGTCCATGTTGAGTAAACTTGTCGATGAATTCGAGAATCGATTGAATAGCCAAAATGAATTGGTATGTTTGGTACCATCTGCTCATCTTTTATATCttatttttggaatccttcCGCATACTGACATATGGCAGTATGTAGTACTTGCAATTGGCAATCTGACAACCAAAACCAATCCATTTGGACAGGTGAAGGCAGCTCTGAAAAGTAGTACAGACGGCACCAAATCCTTCTCGAAAGGCAAGGTCCTGGTCGAAACCACTCCGAATTACTGTGACAGAAAGGCAAGCTATGAGTTACTCTTGTTTATGCTACTAAAGTATGCAGCTAACTGTGATAGTTAGGATTACTATGACACTATTTTTGGCTCATCCAACATCATCTTTTGTTTCATCCTCTGTAGATGGATACGACAGAGAATTATTTGAAgcataaacaaacaaaaaaagaaacattatGTAAAGTGACATTGAAGCAACATTCAATTCTCCAACAGCAGTCAAAGCATGTTGAGGTAGTACCTAAgtgttcagtttcatccataTTTCTTGATAGTGACATTGCTGTTCATGTTTCTTGTCTCTAGGAACTTAAGGCCAACCTTGAAACAACAAAAGTGGGTATGGAGTATATACAAATGAAGTATGTTGAGGATCTCAACCTATTAGGTAATATGAGTGTGCTTTCAGTGCTTCACTAAACTactttaatattttttttacttacaaAATTACCCATTTGCAAAATTCATTTCAGGAAGGCATCTGTTTAGCCTTGCACATGCCGCCTCAGGTTACCACAAAGTTCTTGAAGAAAATAGAAAGCTATACAATCAGGTGCAAGATCTTAAAGGTATGCTTGTTGATTGAATTTTTACACTCGAGAACGGAGCGATGCTCATTGGGCTAGATGTGCAAGTGCTATTTCCTGTGGTCGAGTTTCTCAAATTACAAATGTCGCATGTGCTAGTGCCATTGTTAGAGTTTTTCTATGAACAATTGAACATTTACACTGAGTTTCTGACCCAATAAAGGAAATTGGTACATCGAGAAAATGTAGTCTAAATcttaaatttattttatatgtATAGGTAGTATCAGGGTATATTGTAGGATACGACCCTTCTTACCGGGACAAGTAAGTTCTTCCACTGTTGGCTGCATTGATGATGGAAATATTACGATTCTCACTCCATCGAAATCTGGAAAGGAAGGACGGAAATCTTTTAGCTTCAACAAGGTTTTTGGCCCATCTTCAACTCAAGGTATTTTACCATGTCCCTATTTCTCCTTTCTTTCATTATCTTATACTATCGAAGAAGATTCAGAGTTTTCTGTTGTGCAGACGAGGTGTTCTTAGATACTCAACCCCTTATTCGCTCTGTTCTTGATGGATACAACGTTTGTATCTTCGCATACGGCCAAACTGGATCAGGAAAGACATACACAATGGTGAGGAGTGAGGACAATGGCACAATGCCAATAATCTGTCAAATATTGTGAACAATACAAATTAAGATATCTTTAAATTATATGACGAATTTACCATAGAGGTCCTATATATCTTAACATCTTCTCTGTCTGTTTTATGTAGAGTGGGCCTAAGATCATGACTGAGCAAACTCAAGGGGTAAACTATCGGGCACTTGGTGACTTATTTAAGCTTgctgaaaaaaggaaaggaactTTTGTCTATGATATTGCTGTGCAAATGATCGAGATTTACAATGAGCAAGTCAGGGATCTTCTCATTAATGATGGTCTCAACAAAAGATATCCTTACTGAATTCTGTCAAATTATGCCAGTTTGTTTTTATTACATATTGCTTTCGTAAGAAAATTCGTGAACTGTTATATCTATAATTTCCTTAACGATATACACGTTGGAGATTCGGAATAATTCTCAAAATGGACTTAACGTGCCGGATGCAAGCCTTGTACGTGTGGCATCTACAATGGACGTAATGGAATTGATGAATATTGGACATAAGAATCGTGCTGTGGGTGCCACTGCATTAAACGATCGGAGTAGTCGTTCCCACAGGTAATTTCACAACCTTTTCTGTGTAACTAAATTGCTCCAAAGTATTTGACATAATAATGTAATATAACGCAGTATTCTTTTAATCTTGCAGTTGCTTAACCGTTCATGTTCAAGGAAAAGATTTGACATCAGGGAACAT
This is a stretch of genomic DNA from Brachypodium distachyon strain Bd21 chromosome 1, Brachypodium_distachyon_v3.0, whole genome shotgun sequence. It encodes these proteins:
- the LOC100840250 gene encoding kinesin-like protein KIN-14F, translating into MAEAAALFSLSAAAVVEDVLREHGSRLNDRDLATRRADEAAARRNEAAGWLRRVVGAVAGRDLPEEPSEEEFRLGLRNGQILCGALNRVHPGAVPKVVTADSALQPDGAALSAFQYFENVRNFLVAAQEIGLPCFEASDLEQGGKNARVVNCVLALKSYGDWKQCGGTGVWKYGGNLKPSASGKSLVRKNSEPFRRCQSMSEAEAPYEEAGFNGDPHLDYGDMSRSRPLKMLVSAVLSDKRPDEIPQLLESMLSKLVDEFENRLNSQNELVKAALKSSTDGTKSFSKGKVLVETTPNYCDRKMDTTENYLKHKQTKKETLCKVTLKQHSILQQQSKHVEELKANLETTKVGMEYIQMKYVEDLNLLGRHLFSLAHAASGYHKVLEENRKLYNQVQDLKGSIRVYCRIRPFLPGQVSSSTVGCIDDGNITILTPSKSGKEGRKSFSFNKVFGPSSTQDEVFLDTQPLIRSVLDGYNVCIFAYGQTGSGKTYTMSGPKIMTEQTQGVNYRALGDLFKLAEKRKGTFVYDIAVQMIEIYNEQVRDLLINDGLNKRLEIRNNSQNGLNVPDASLVRVASTMDVMELMNIGHKNRAVGATALNDRSSRSHSCLTVHVQGKDLTSGNIIRGCMHLVDLAGSERVDKSEVTGERLKEAQHINRSLSALGDVIASLAQKNVHVPYRNSKLTQLLQDSLGGQAKTLMFVHISPESDAVGETISTLKFAERVSTVELGAARLNKESGEVRELKEQVSRLKTALATKDSGSEQNITRHSEAFNTKTPSPGFSNRRQGSCDLLSSQTNFRQPMEDVGNIEVRSNPTLRQKKPSFDLQDLLASNDSPSWPDSNSRVNFQMGEERETVCGDWVDKVVVNNNHSLGDWEGDNTALPDFFYQRYHSGMRDEPQRPRFCSTNTDDSDDIDIATSDSSESDALWQFNVQSMNSSVIESGSKVKRPQTKIRETSDTRTPNQSQIPTASRKPSNGPNRSGRQPLSATDGRRLSSNGRHAGTK